From the genome of Streptomyces xanthophaeus:
GGCGCGGCGTGGCGAGGCCGGACAGGGCCGGGCGCAGCCGGGTGGCGAGCTCCTTGGCGAGTTCGTCGACGAGCCGCCTGACCAGGGGCCGCAGCCGGGCGAGCTGGGCCTCCGGAAGCCCGCCTGCGAGGGACAGTACGGAGCTCAGCAGTTCCACCGAGGGCCGCACGGCCGCCGGATCGAGCTGGGTGAGGACGTCGGTGCGGCCCGCTTCGGCCGCTCCCGCCAGCACCTCCTCCCGTACATCGGCACCGAACAGCGCCTCCAGCTCCTGCGACCACTCCCGGGCGGTGGGGAAGGAGGCCTCCTGGCCGCCGCCCTGGCCGCGTCCCTGGCCGGGGTCGAGGTCGGAGGCGCCTTCGCCGCGCCCCGCTCCGTACAGCTCGTCCAGCGCGTGGGCGTAGCGGCGGGCGCCGGCCGGGAGCCGGTCCCGCTCACGGCCGAGCAGCAGCCGCCAGCGGTCGGCGGGGGCGAGCCGCGGGCCGTCGGCCCGGGGGGACGGCCCGCGCGGGGCCTCGGACACCTCGGCGGCCGGAACCGGAGTCGGCTCATGTGTCCCTGGCAGCGGGAGGGCCTTGAGGGCGGCGAGTCCGGCCGCGTCGGCCGCGGCCCAGAGGGCGAGCAGGGCGGGTGAGGCATCGAGCGCGAGGTCGATCCGGTCGCCGAGCCGCTCGGTGACGGTGTCGAGCAGCCGGTCCCGGGCGGCCGGTGACAGGGCGTCGAAGCCGCCGCGCAGGGCCGGGAGCCGGTCGAGGAAGTCCTGGTCGGCGAGGTGCTCGACGCGGTCGAGGAGCGGGGTGAGCGCGGCGGGCGAGGACTGCAGGAGGGGCCCCGCGGCGGTGAGCAGTCCGCCGAGCCGCCGGGTCAGGGCGCGCCGGCCGTCGGCGCTGCCCGCGCCGTCGATCCATCCGGCGGCGCGGCCTCCGAGCTCGGCGGCCGGGTCGAGGTCGAGCAGGACCCGTACGGCCAGGGCCGCGCCCTGCATCATCGGCGACGCGGTGGCGGCCAGGCCGGCGAGGGCGTCGTCCGTGCGCAGGCCCAGGTGGTGGGCGGCGGCCCGGTCGGCGAGGGCCACGAGGGCGGCCGCGTCGGCCGGGTCCTCGCTCCCGGCGAGGCCGGGCAGACAGCGCACGGCCGCTTCGAGGAGGTCCCCGGCGAGGTCCGCGGCGACGGTCCGGGCCGCGGCGGAGGTGCCGGGCAGATGACCGCGGTGGAGGGCCTCCAACAGGTCCAGGGCGTCGAGGAGTTCGGGCAGGGTGGCGGTCTGCGGCAGGGCGGTGGCCGCCTCGTGGAGGCGTACGTCGACCAGCTCGGGCAGATCGCACCGCGCGGCGGCGGCCAGCCCGGCGAGGATCTGCGCCGGGGTCGGCCCGCCGTCGGCGGCGGCGCGGCGGGCGGTGTCCCGCAGCGTGCCCGCGGCCGCCTGGGCGGCGGTGACCCCGCGCACCCCGGCGAGATCCAGCCGGGCCGGGACGGAAGGCGTCCAGGACAGCCGCCATTTGGTACCGAGGGCGGTGCCGTCGCCGGTGGCGGCGACGGTGAGGGGCTCCCCGTAGGAGGCGCCGCACACGAGGAGCCGCTGCAGCAGGACCTCGCGGCGGCCGTCGAGGGCGGAGCGGAGCGGGTCGAGGCGGATCTCGCGGGGTGCCGGGTCCTCGGGGGACGGCAGCCGCAGCGCGGCGAGTTCGGCTTCGACCGAGGGGCCGAGGCCGGAGCGGGGGGCGTGCGGGGTGATCCGGCCGCGGGCGGTGCCGACGAGCACGGCCTCGAGGGCGCGGGCCAGCGCCCGGCCGCGGCCGAGCGGTTCGCCCTGGCCGAGGACGGTGGTGACGGCTTCGAGGAGCTCGCCGCGGCCGGGCGCGGGCAGCGCGCGCAGGGTGGCGAGGTCGCAGGCGAGCCGCAGGGTCTCGGCGGCCTCGCCGGTGCCTGCGGTGTGCCCGGCGCGGCGCAGCTCCCGGCAGAGCCCGGTGACGGCGACGGAGGCGGCCTCGCGGACCCGGTCGGGATCCCCGGCGGCTTCGAGGACGGCCTGCTGCCAGCGGGGGTCCCGGATGCCGGCGGGGTACCCGGAACGGGAGTCGAGCAGGTCGAAGGAGTACGGCACGAACGAGGTGACGGCCGCCGCCGAGTCTGCGGCCGCCGCCCCGGAAGCGGCAGTTCCGTCGCGCCGGGGTCCCGGGACGACCGGGTCCGCCCCCAGGGCGGTGACTGCGTCGTCGGAGCCGGTACCGGAGCCGTGGGCGGAGCCAGGCCCGTGGCCGGAGTCCACGCCGGAAGCGTGACCGGGGCCGCAGCCGCGGTCCGGACCGACGGCGTCACCGGACCCGGAACCGGCGTCGGAGCCGCCACTTGGGGCGGAGCCCGAGTGGGAACCGAGGCCGGAGGCGGAACCGGAGCCGTGTTCGGCCGGCGATCCGGCGACGGCCGTGCCCGGGAGGGCCGGGGCGTGGAACGCGCCGATCACCGCCGCCACGCGGTGGCCCGCGGCGACCGCGTCGCCGATGACGCTCCGCATGTGGGCCTCGCGGGCCAGGTCCGTCGCCGGGACGGCGCTGCTGTCCGCGCGCAGCGCCCAGCCGACACCGAGCGCCGCACGGCGTACGGCCTCCGGCGTGCACCCCGGTGCGAGGACCTCGACGGCCCGGTCCCACATGTCGTCACCGTCGCGCCCCGTACCGGCGGCGGTCAGAGCGTCCGCGAAGGACCCGCCGGCAGGGGCGGTGCCCCGGGCCGGGGCCGTGGCCTGCCCGGAGCCCTGGTCCGGGAGCGCATCCCGGTCCCGGGCCGGGTCGGTAACCCCGATCGGGGCTGCGTCCATCGCCGGGGACGAACCGGGGTCCGAGACCGAGTCCGTGCCCGTGGCCGTGGCCGGGTCCGGGCCAGGAGCCGGTCGCGAACCCGAGTCCGGTGCCTGGCCCCGACCGTGCCCGGAGCCCTTGCCCGAAATCGAGTCCGTGGCCGAGGCCGCATCCGGGGTCCGGTCCGGGACCGGGGCCGGCGTCCCGGTCAGGGCCGGGGTCCGGTCCTGCGAGGCGGTGGCGTCCGGCGCCCCGGCCGGGGCCGCGGCCGGACCCGGGGGCTTCGCGGCCGGTTCGGTCCAGCCGCGGTCCGCCAGAGGGAGGTCGCAGCAGATGACGGCCGCGCCGGCCGCACGGGCCCAGCGGATCGCGGCCAGTTCCGGGGAGAAGTCCGCGAACGGGTAGAACGCCAGGCGGCCGTCCTCCCCCGTGCCCGCGAGGGCGACCGGGGCGACGGTCTCCGGGTCGGCGAGGTGCTCCAGCCAGGGCTGGAACTCCGCCGGGAGCTCGACGCAGACCACGTCGGCGCCCGAGGCGTCCAGCAGGGCCGGGACCACCGCGGCCAGCGCGGGGCTGTGGTGGCGCACCCCGATGAGGTACGGCTCACGGGCCGCGGCGAGGACCTCGACCGTGGCGCGCGGGTCGGTGTGCGTCAACGCAGGCTCCCGCGCAGGTCCCAGAGGCGGCGCCACATCGGCGAACCGTCCTCGGCGCGGCGCCGGACCGGGCCGTCCCAGTACCCCAGCAGGCGTCCGTGGTCGGCCGGGTCGTCCTTGCGTACGACGCCCAGCAGGTGCCCCGGCAGCAGGTCCAGCACGTCCCCGCCCGGCAGGTAGGCGGCGGCGACCCCGAGCGAGGCCGCCACCTGGACGGCCTCGGCGGTGGACATGACCGTACCGGGGCGCTCCACGTCCCAGCCCTCGGCGGAGCGGCCCGAGCGCAGGTCGCGGAAGACGGTGACGAGGGCGTCGAGCACGGCGTCGTCGACGCCGAAGGCGGCGCCGGCCCGCTGGACGGCGGCGACCGCCTGGCGGCGGATCAGGGTGGCCTCCGCGTCCGCGTCGGCGATCGGGGCGACGGTCTCGAAGTTGAAGCGGCGCTTGAGGGCGGCGGACATCTCCGAGACGCCGCGGTCGCGCAGGTTGGCGGTGGCGATGACGGTGAAGCCGGGGGCGGCGGAGACCACCGCGTCCTCGGTGGCGGTCAGTTCGGGGACGCTGAGCCGCCGGTCGGACAGGATCGACACCAGCGCGTCCTGGACCTCGGGCAGGCAGCGGGTGATCTCCTCGACGCGGACGACGCGCCCGGTGCGCATGGCGGAGAGCACCGGGGAGTCGACCAGGGCCTGCGAGGTGGGGCCCTGTGCGAGCAGCAGCGCGTAGTTCCAGCCGTAGCGGAAGGCGTCCTCGGTGGTGCCGGCCGTGCCCTGGACGGTGAGGGCGCTGGTGCCGCTGACGGCGGCGGCCAGGAGCTCGGACAGCATCGACTTGGCGGTGCCGGGCTCGCCGGTGAGGAGCAGGCCGCGCTCGCCGGCCAGGGTGACGACGCAGCGCTCCACGAGGGCGCGTTCGCCGACGAACTTGGGCGCGATGGCCAGCTTGGCGGGGAGTCCGGCGCGGCGGCGCCCCGGCAGCGCGAGCTCGGCTCCGTCGCTGCCGCAGACGAAGGTGACGACGGCGCGCGGGGTCAGAGCCCAGCCGGGCGGGCGGGGGCCGGGGTCCTGGGCGGCGAGGAAGGCGAGCTCGGCGGCGTGGCGCTCCTCGGCGGGCAGCACCTGTCGGGCGGCGGGGGCGGTTTCTTCGGTGACGGTCATCGGGTCCTCTGGAAGGTGTGGCGGGAGGTCGGTGCGGGGGCGCGGCGCACCTGCGGGCAGGTGCGCCGCGCCGTACGGGGTCCCGGGCGGCCCGCGGCGGCCCGGGACGGCCGCTTCAGCGGCGGCGGGCGCGGGTGCGCTTCACCTTGAGCTCCTCGAAGCGCGGCAGGTCGCCGTCCTGGACCCGCTGCCAGGCCCGGCGGTAGAGCTCCGCGGCCGGTTCGGCCGGGACCAGCACGCCCAGCGGGGGCCGGCCGCCGGCGCTCAGGCCGTACATCGGGAGCTTCCACTGCTCCACCGGCAGGGTCGGGGAGGGCATGTCGGCCCAGCCGCCCGGCAGGAACAGCGAGCGCCCGGCCCGGCTGCGGCCGGCCGTCACCACCAGGTCGGTGGCGGCCAGTTCGGCGCGGGCGGCCTTGAGGCGGGCCGGCTTCCAGCCGGTCCAGCGCGCGGTGTTGCGGTCGGTGGGGTCGGGCATGGCGAGCAGCATGAGGTAGAGGGTGGCCGCGTCGGCGCCCAGGCCGTGCCGGGCGCTCGCCTCCTCCACCAGTTCCGGAACGGAGCGGCCGGGGTCCTGCGGCCACCAGGTGCCGTCGGCGGCCACGGCGCCGGCCGCCGGGGCACCCGGGTCGGCGAGCAGCGCGGCGAACCGCGGGTCGTGGACCGCGCGCAGCGCGGCCTCGGCGGCGGAGGGCCGCTGGTCGTCACCGCGCAGCACCGGCAGGTACGGGTCGGAGCCGGTGGAGTCGAGCAGGGCCGGGCGCAGTGCGGGCTTGGGCTGGTCGTCGTGGGTGGCCATGACGACGGCTCCGTACCGCTCGTAGCCCTCGCCGGTCTCGGTAGGCGTGCCGGCCGCCTTCCGGAAGTCGGGAAGACTGGTGTAGTGCCCGATCTCCAGGAGCAGTTCGGGTGCGGCGAGCCGCTGCCGTACGGCGGTCAGTACGGGCGGCAGGGCCGCTCGTACGGGATCTCCCGCGGGCAGCCGGTGGGCCAGCCAGGAGGCCATGGCCAGGGTTCCGGTCAGGACGGAGGCCGTGAAGGGGGCGGTGGCCGGCCCGGCGGGCTCCACGTGGTCGCCCTTCACGGTCCAGGCGACGTCGACGGAGAGCTCGCGCGAGGCGGCCGGGTCGAGCAGCGCGGCCAGGGCGCGGTGCGCGGGCCAGGTGCCGCCCACGGCGCGCGCGGCTTCGGTGGCCAGCCAGTCGGGGACGGGTGTACGGCGGCCCACGCGCCGGTTCCAGAGCTCCGCGGCGGCGGTGACGTCGGGTCCCTCGGTCCACAGCTTCGCCGGATCGGCGGGGAGCAGGGCCCCGACGAGGGCGCGCCTCAGCTCGGTGTCGAGGCTCTTGAGCTCGTCGCGGGCGTACGCGGCGTCGGTGGCCTTGACCCCGAGGGCGGTGCGCAGTTCGGGGGTGAGGAAGCTGCGTTCGTAGCTGTCGACGCCCGGGAGTCCGGCGACCACCAGGCGGGCGAGGGTGCCGGAGACTCCGGTGAGCCGGGAGAACTCCTCCGCGGCTTCGGGGCGGAAGGGTGCGGCGCCGTGCTCGGCGGCCGCGCCGAGGAACGCGGTCAGCCAGCCGGCGCCGCGTTCGCGGTCGCCGAGCGGGGCGTCGCCGCGCACGGTGTAGGGGCCGGGGACGGTGAACCGGCCCGTGGGGTCGTGGAGCAGGGCACCGAACTCGTGGCCTTCGGGCACGGATTCGCTGTGCTCGGTCAGTGCGAGGACGGCTCCGCCGCCCAGGGGCAGCAGGCTGCGGTGGTGGACGTTGCGTTCGCCGTCCGGGGTGAGCAGGTGCTGCTGGTCGAGGCGGAGCAGGACCCGGCGCCAGCGGTCCGCGGAGCCTTCGGCGGAGGCCAGGCCGAGGGCGTCGACCGTGCCGAGCAGGGTGAGCAGCCCTTCCCGCTGCTCGTCGGTGGGCGCGACGGTGACGGCGCGGTAGGCGACGGCCGCGGGCTGGTCCAGCAGCGGGGTCCACGTGAAGGACCAGTACGGCAGCGCGGGTGTGTCGAAGTGCAGCAGGCCGGGCGCGGGGGCCGCGTCGGTCCGGGTGCGGGCGGCGGCGAGTTCGGTCAGCGTGTAGTGGGCGGCGTCGCTCTCGCCGCCCCAGCGGTAGTAGCCGGAGCCGATGAGACCGCTGAGCCCGTCGGCGATCAGCCGGTCGCCGGGGCCCTGCTCGCGTTCCTCGACGGGCGTGTTGTCGGGGTGGAGGCGGGCGGCGATCTCGTCCAGGGCCTTCTGCTGGGTGAGGGTGAAGCGGAGGACTTCGACGATGCCACCGATGATCTTGGAGGCGGTGATCTGCGGCAGTGCCGCGCTGACCAGGTCGGGCAGGTCGGCGGCCTTGTCGGCGGCGGCGGCCGTCTTGAGCAGTGCGGCCACGGTCTCCCGGTCGGCGGCGCGCAGGACGGCCGAACCCTCGGTGTCGCGGGGGCGCAGGGCGTACCAGTGCGACAGCGGCGGAAGGTCCACGCTGCCCGTGCCGTAGGCGGAGCGCCGGCGGTGGCCGTCGCGCGACGTGGCGGTGACCACACCGTCCGGGTCGGTGATGCTCAGCTCCTGCCAGTGCTGGGACAGGGCGCGGGGCCGGTCGTCGCCGGGGAAGGCGAGGGCGGCGACGGGCACCTCGCGGCCCTCGGGCACGGCGACGGTGCGGCCGCCGGTGTCGGTGCCCTGCCAGCCGTGGTCGCGGTCCCAGACGGTGCGCCAGCCGAGCAGGCCGTCGGTGGGCTCGCCGAGGACCGAGCCGGCCACGGTGGGAGTCGGCCGCAACCGGTTGGAGGACCCGCCGCGGCGGCCGCTGTCCGGGTCGGCGCGCAGCGCGTCTGCGAAGAACGCGGGCAGGGAGGACCGTCCGTAGGTCCCGCCGACGGGGTCGTACTCGCGCCAGCCGGTGTCGTTCTCCTCCTCACGCCGGTGCCACACCCAGTACGAGGTGCCGTCGGACAGCAGGGGCCGCTCGTCCGGCAGCTTCGTGTCGCCGCGGTGCAGGACGCCGCCGCCGGTGGCGCGCCCGCCGCCGGGGAGCGGCAGGGAGAGGTGGTCGCTGCGCAGCGACCAGTGGCTGCGGTCGGTGTCCAGGGTGAGGACGGTGCCGGGCGAGTGGTGCCAGTAACCCTGGGTCCCGTTGGTGCTCCAGGAGGACCAGAAGACGAGCAGTTCACCGTCGACGTAGTGGAAGCCGTGGTTGTACGAGGTCCCGGTCGGCACGCGCAGGTCGTGCGTGAGGACGGTGGAGTCGGCGTCGATGACCCGGACCTGGGTCTGGTTGGCGACGATCAGGTACGGCCAGGCCTCCACCACGGTGAGGGCCTCCCGGCCCTGGCCGGGGCTCAGTTCGGCGAGGGCTTCCTCCCAGGAGGGCCAGGCCAGTTCCTCGAAGAGGCCGCCGCGCAGGGTCCGGGCGAGGGTCTCGGCGAGGTCGGCGGCCGCGGCCGCGGCCACTTCCTCCGGGGCGAGTTCCAGGGCTTCGGTGGGCAGCCACCGCAGCCGTGCGATGGCCTCGGGCACCCCGGGCAGACCGGTGGCGGTGGAGGCGAGAGCGACGTCGCGCATCCACTCGGCCAGCAGCGGGCGGCCGCCGGGCGAGGCGGCGACGCACCGGACGACATCGGCGCAGCCGTCGCTCAGGTTGCTCAGCGCGCGGCGGAAGGCGGGGTGGAAGCGCCGGTCGGCGGCGAGGGCGAGCAGGTCGCGGCGCTGCTCGCCGTCGGCCCACTCGGACAGGTTCAGGTGGTCGTGGCGGTGGCGCCGGTCCTCGGAGGCGGCCTCGGGGTCGGTGACCGGGACGTCCAGGGCGAGCAGCAGGTCGAGGAGGTCGGTGTCCTCGACGCCGATGCGCAGGCCCGCTTCCCGTTCGGGCCGGGCGAGTTCGGTGCGCAGCCGGGCGGCGCAGCGCCCGACGAGGTCGAGGAGGAGCGGGAGCGTGGGGCGCCGGCCCCAGCCGGAGTGGCGGGCGGCGTGGAAGCGCTCCAGCCAGCCGGCCGTGCCGTCGGCGCAGCGCTGCTCGGCGGGCAGGTCCCCGTCGACGAGGCCGGCGGTGGCGCCGGACTCCTCCAGGATCTCCAGCCACAGGGTGGTGAACTCGCCGCCGTCGCCGCTGGGCGGGGTCAGTCCGAGGAGCGTGCCGCGGACGGCGGGCACGCGGCGGGCGAGCGCCACGAGGGCGCCGCGGTGTGCCTTCCACCAGCCGAGCGCGGCGCGCAGGGTGGCGGGCAGGGGCAGCAGTTCGGCGAGGTAGTCCTGCTCGGGTTCGGTGCCGGTCAGGCCGGCAGCGCGGGCGAGGCGGCGCAGTTCGGCGGCGGCCTGGGCGGAGGGCGGCAGCCCGCCGGCGGTGCGGCGTACGCACAGGCGGCGGAAGCGCTCGTAGGCCTCGGCGGGGGTGACGCGGCCGGCGAGGGCCTTGCCGTAGCCGGTGAGCACCTTCACCGGCAGGGCGCCGACGAGGGCGAATTCGAGGAAGACGGCGTCGAGGCGGTCCTCGTCGATGGCCAGCCCGTACTGGGCCTCGGCGTCCCGGGCCCGCCCGAACAGCTGGGCGGCGTAGGTGGTGTTCTCGACGGCGAGGAAGAGGCGTGCGGCCTGCTCGTGGAAGAGGGGCAGGAAGTGCGGGACGGACGCGGCGAGGCGGCCGGCCAGTTCGAGGCAGGCGTCGAGGGCGGCCTTGGGCTTGGTCTTGGCCTGCCGGGCGATCCGGTCCATTTCGGGGACGACGGCGAGGGCGTGGTGGCCGTCCTCGGGGTGGTGCACGAGGACCCATTCGGGGAAGCCGAGCGCCTGGCGCCGGCTCAGGCCGACGACGGGCGGCTCGCCCTCGTGCCGTACGAGCCCCAGGAAGCCTGCGGCGAGGTCCTCGGCCGCGCCCAGCTCGCCGGGGGCGAGCCGGACGACGACGCGGTCGTCGCCGAGGCCGGGGTGGCGGTAGGAGCGTGCGGTCAGTTCCACGACGTCGCTGCCGGCGCCGGTGGTGTCCCGGGGCAGTACGGCACCGGCCTTGAGCAGCAGTTCTGCGTTGTTCATCCCGATGTCCTCCTGGTGGGTGCTCACGCGTCCCCGCCCTCCTCGATCTTGCGCCCGGCGTAGAGCGCCGCGGCCATCCGCATGCCTTCGGACCAGGCCACCGGTCCGACCTCCGTCAGGCGTACCGCCCGGCCGTCCTCGTCGTGCCAGCTCAGCGCGCCGGTGGTCATCTCGTCCTCGTAGTAGGGCTCGCCGATCCACACGGCGGCCTCCGTCCCGGTGCCCGAGTCCCGGACCTTGCAGGTGGCGTAGCCGCCGGAGACCCGGTAGCCGAGGCTCGTGGCGCGGGCCGCGAGGCTGAAGCGGGTGGGGAAGACCCCGCCCGCGTAGTCGCGGACCTCGGTGGCGGTGGCGGCGGTCCCGGCGGGCTTGTGCCAGGTGGCCCGGTGGATCTGCTCGACCCGCTGCACGATGCCCAGCTCGGCCGCGAAGTCCCGTACGTCGTCCAGGTCGGGCAGCAGCACCGGGTGCGGCAGGGTCACCGTGCGCGGGGAGAGCCGGACGGTCTCGCCGTCGAGGTTGACCACCTTCAGCTCACCCGAGGCCGTGGCGTCCCGCAGGAATCCCACCTCGTCCGGGTCGTCGCCGACGACGGCCACATCGCGCAGGGCGCTCTGCCAGGCCTCGTCCGGCCAGACCCGGGCGAGCAGTTCGGTCGGGACGGGCAGCGAGGAGACCATCCAGCTGTCGACCTGTGCGGCGCAGGCCGCCTCGTGCCGGTCGAGCCATTCGGCCAGCCTGCGCAGCCGGTCCACCTCGGGATGGTCCTTCAGGGCCTTGGGCAGTGTCTTCAGCTGCCGTCCCGCACTCCGCCCGGTGGCGGACCTGGCCGCCACCCGTCCCTCCACCAGGGCGATCTCGTACCCCTCGCCCGCCGCCAGCCATGCCATCAGACCGTGCCCCTCCGCCTGTCCTGTCCGGTTCCGCGCAGCCCTGACAGGGGGGAGCCGACCCCCCTGAGCTGCGGTATGCCGGGAGACTAGCGAGAGCCACTGACAACGCCCGCCGGAGGGCCCTTGGTAGGTTGATTGTCCGGTTCTGGGTAGTGTCTCCGGGACAGCGTGCGGAGCGGTACCGGCTCGGGGTGGGGTTATGGGACGTCAGATACGTGTGCCGGGTGCGGTGCTGGTGGCGCTGCTGCTGGCCTCCGCCACCGGGTGCTCCGACCCGGCCGCGCCGGGCGCCGGGGATCCGAAGGCGTCGGCGCCCGCGGGTTCACCGTCCGCCGCGGCGCCGAAGTCCCCCGACTCACCGGACTCACCGGGCGGCGACGCCAAGCCTGCCGGCGGGGACGTACTGCCCGGTATGGTCACCACCGCCGTGGCGCGGACCCAGTTGGCGGCGCTCAAGGTGGCACCGGTGGGCACGATGGCGGGCTACAGCAGGGACAAGTTCACGCACTGGGCGCAGCAGGGCAACAAGTGCGACACGCGTGAGGTGGTCCTGAAGCGCGACGGCACCGAGGTCACCCAGGACGCCGAGTGCAAGGCCGTGTCCGGCAACTGGAAGAGCCTCTACGACGGGGTGGTCGTCACGGACGCGGGGAAGATGGACATCGACCACATGGTGCCGCTCGCCGAGGGCTGGCGCTCCGGCGCGGCCGGCTGGGACTCCGCGCGGCGCAAGGCCTTCGCCAACGATCTGACCCATCCTCAGCTGCTGGCCGTGACCGCGGCCTCGAACCGTTCCAAGGGTGACCAGAGCCCCGACCTGTGGCAGCCGCCGGACAAGGCGAGCTGGTGCCAGTACGGGCGGGCCTGGACGACCGTGAAATCCACGTACGGACTGACCGTGACCGAACCGGAGAAGAAGATGCTCACCACGATGCTGGACACCTGCGCCTCATGACGCAGCCGCACCGGTGGCAGGACGAGGTGCTCGCAGGGCCGGGCGGCGCCATGACCGACGAGGTCGGCGTGATCACCGGTCCCCTCACGCTGCGCACCACGGTGACGGCCGGGGACCTGGCCCGGTTCGAGGTCCAGTACAAGGACGCCGACGAGTGGTACACGCTCACCGGGAGCCCCCGGCCCCACCGAGGCGCCCCCGCCGCCCTGCACGCCGCGGCCCTCGCGGCGATCCGCGCGGGCGGCGGCGCGCAGGCTCCCGGCTGAGACGCCTGCTCGGAGGGACGCTCAGAGGACGGCGATGCCCAGGGGCCGGGCGCCCGCCGCGAGTCGGCGGGTGGCTCCGGTGCCGAGGTCGACGACCGTGATGCCGTTCCAGTAGCCGTCCCGGGTGTAGCCGCCCGTGACGTAGGCGCTCCGGCCGTCGCGGGAGACGGCCACGTCCTCGTGCGGACCCTGGAGCGGGTACACCCGCTCCGCGCCGTCCGGGGAACGGACGGTCAGCGAGGGGCCCCTGCCGTCGCCCGGCCGCACCGCGCCGGTGCCGACCACCAGGAGCCGGCCGTCGGGCGTGACGGCCGTGCCGTGCTGGTGGGTGTCGGCGGTCATCGGCTCGATCCGGGTCTGCCCGGTCCGCGGGTCGACCACGGCGAGCCGCTCGCCCTCGAAGGGCAGCAGCAGTTTTCCGTCGGAGGGGCGTACGGCGGCGTAGTGCGGCTTGAGCCAGGAGGCGAGCCCGCCCTCGGTGCCGTAGGGGGCGACCTCGA
Proteins encoded in this window:
- a CDS encoding vWA domain-containing protein produces the protein MTHTDPRATVEVLAAAREPYLIGVRHHSPALAAVVPALLDASGADVVCVELPAEFQPWLEHLADPETVAPVALAGTGEDGRLAFYPFADFSPELAAIRWARAAGAAVICCDLPLADRGWTEPAAKPPGPAAAPAGAPDATASQDRTPALTGTPAPVPDRTPDAASATDSISGKGSGHGRGQAPDSGSRPAPGPDPATATGTDSVSDPGSSPAMDAAPIGVTDPARDRDALPDQGSGQATAPARGTAPAGGSFADALTAAGTGRDGDDMWDRAVEVLAPGCTPEAVRRAALGVGWALRADSSAVPATDLAREAHMRSVIGDAVAAGHRVAAVIGAFHAPALPGTAVAGSPAEHGSGSASGLGSHSGSAPSGGSDAGSGSGDAVGPDRGCGPGHASGVDSGHGPGSAHGSGTGSDDAVTALGADPVVPGPRRDGTAASGAAAADSAAAVTSFVPYSFDLLDSRSGYPAGIRDPRWQQAVLEAAGDPDRVREAASVAVTGLCRELRRAGHTAGTGEAAETLRLACDLATLRALPAPGRGELLEAVTTVLGQGEPLGRGRALARALEAVLVGTARGRITPHAPRSGLGPSVEAELAALRLPSPEDPAPREIRLDPLRSALDGRREVLLQRLLVCGASYGEPLTVAATGDGTALGTKWRLSWTPSVPARLDLAGVRGVTAAQAAAGTLRDTARRAAADGGPTPAQILAGLAAAARCDLPELVDVRLHEAATALPQTATLPELLDALDLLEALHRGHLPGTSAAARTVAADLAGDLLEAAVRCLPGLAGSEDPADAAALVALADRAAAHHLGLRTDDALAGLAATASPMMQGAALAVRVLLDLDPAAELGGRAAGWIDGAGSADGRRALTRRLGGLLTAAGPLLQSSPAALTPLLDRVEHLADQDFLDRLPALRGGFDALSPAARDRLLDTVTERLGDRIDLALDASPALLALWAAADAAGLAALKALPLPGTHEPTPVPAAEVSEAPRGPSPRADGPRLAPADRWRLLLGRERDRLPAGARRYAHALDELYGAGRGEGASDLDPGQGRGQGGGQEASFPTAREWSQELEALFGADVREEVLAGAAEAGRTDVLTQLDPAAVRPSVELLSSVLSLAGGLPEAQLARLRPLVRRLVDELAKELATRLRPALSGLATPRPTRRPGGKLDLARTLRANLAHTRRRADGSVVVVPERPVFSTRASREADWRLILVVDVSGSMEASVIWSALTAAVLGGVPTLSTHFLAFSTQVVDLTDRVEDPLSLLLEVRVGGGTHIAAGLAHARSLITVPSRTLVVVVSDFEEGAPIGGLLGEVRALAASGAHLLGCAALDDEGTPRYSVPVARQLVAAGMPVAALSPLALARWVGDRLRGESR
- a CDS encoding DNA-binding protein, giving the protein MNNAELLLKAGAVLPRDTTGAGSDVVELTARSYRHPGLGDDRVVVRLAPGELGAAEDLAAGFLGLVRHEGEPPVVGLSRRQALGFPEWVLVHHPEDGHHALAVVPEMDRIARQAKTKPKAALDACLELAGRLAASVPHFLPLFHEQAARLFLAVENTTYAAQLFGRARDAEAQYGLAIDEDRLDAVFLEFALVGALPVKVLTGYGKALAGRVTPAEAYERFRRLCVRRTAGGLPPSAQAAAELRRLARAAGLTGTEPEQDYLAELLPLPATLRAALGWWKAHRGALVALARRVPAVRGTLLGLTPPSGDGGEFTTLWLEILEESGATAGLVDGDLPAEQRCADGTAGWLERFHAARHSGWGRRPTLPLLLDLVGRCAARLRTELARPEREAGLRIGVEDTDLLDLLLALDVPVTDPEAASEDRRHRHDHLNLSEWADGEQRRDLLALAADRRFHPAFRRALSNLSDGCADVVRCVAASPGGRPLLAEWMRDVALASTATGLPGVPEAIARLRWLPTEALELAPEEVAAAAAADLAETLARTLRGGLFEELAWPSWEEALAELSPGQGREALTVVEAWPYLIVANQTQVRVIDADSTVLTHDLRVPTGTSYNHGFHYVDGELLVFWSSWSTNGTQGYWHHSPGTVLTLDTDRSHWSLRSDHLSLPLPGGGRATGGGVLHRGDTKLPDERPLLSDGTSYWVWHRREEENDTGWREYDPVGGTYGRSSLPAFFADALRADPDSGRRGGSSNRLRPTPTVAGSVLGEPTDGLLGWRTVWDRDHGWQGTDTGGRTVAVPEGREVPVAALAFPGDDRPRALSQHWQELSITDPDGVVTATSRDGHRRRSAYGTGSVDLPPLSHWYALRPRDTEGSAVLRAADRETVAALLKTAAAADKAADLPDLVSAALPQITASKIIGGIVEVLRFTLTQQKALDEIAARLHPDNTPVEEREQGPGDRLIADGLSGLIGSGYYRWGGESDAAHYTLTELAAARTRTDAAPAPGLLHFDTPALPYWSFTWTPLLDQPAAVAYRAVTVAPTDEQREGLLTLLGTVDALGLASAEGSADRWRRVLLRLDQQHLLTPDGERNVHHRSLLPLGGGAVLALTEHSESVPEGHEFGALLHDPTGRFTVPGPYTVRGDAPLGDRERGAGWLTAFLGAAAEHGAAPFRPEAAEEFSRLTGVSGTLARLVVAGLPGVDSYERSFLTPELRTALGVKATDAAYARDELKSLDTELRRALVGALLPADPAKLWTEGPDVTAAAELWNRRVGRRTPVPDWLATEAARAVGGTWPAHRALAALLDPAASRELSVDVAWTVKGDHVEPAGPATAPFTASVLTGTLAMASWLAHRLPAGDPVRAALPPVLTAVRQRLAAPELLLEIGHYTSLPDFRKAAGTPTETGEGYERYGAVVMATHDDQPKPALRPALLDSTGSDPYLPVLRGDDQRPSAAEAALRAVHDPRFAALLADPGAPAAGAVAADGTWWPQDPGRSVPELVEEASARHGLGADAATLYLMLLAMPDPTDRNTARWTGWKPARLKAARAELAATDLVVTAGRSRAGRSLFLPGGWADMPSPTLPVEQWKLPMYGLSAGGRPPLGVLVPAEPAAELYRRAWQRVQDGDLPRFEELKVKRTRARRR
- a CDS encoding ATP-binding protein codes for the protein MTVTEETAPAARQVLPAEERHAAELAFLAAQDPGPRPPGWALTPRAVVTFVCGSDGAELALPGRRRAGLPAKLAIAPKFVGERALVERCVVTLAGERGLLLTGEPGTAKSMLSELLAAAVSGTSALTVQGTAGTTEDAFRYGWNYALLLAQGPTSQALVDSPVLSAMRTGRVVRVEEITRCLPEVQDALVSILSDRRLSVPELTATEDAVVSAAPGFTVIATANLRDRGVSEMSAALKRRFNFETVAPIADADAEATLIRRQAVAAVQRAGAAFGVDDAVLDALVTVFRDLRSGRSAEGWDVERPGTVMSTAEAVQVAASLGVAAAYLPGGDVLDLLPGHLLGVVRKDDPADHGRLLGYWDGPVRRRAEDGSPMWRRLWDLRGSLR